One genomic window of Cannabis sativa cultivar Pink pepper isolate KNU-18-1 chromosome 2, ASM2916894v1, whole genome shotgun sequence includes the following:
- the LOC115719609 gene encoding CMP-sialic acid transporter 2 — protein MNGMVECSVCRTKLVSPSSKTIARAYDRHRTDVSSKTRILNILLVVGDCMLVGLQPILVYMSKVDGKFNFSPISVNFLTELTKVVFAIVMLILQSRHKKVGEKSLLSLSTLVQAARNNVLLAVPAFLYAINNYLKFTMQLYFNPATVKMLSNLKVLVIAVLLKMIMKRRFSIIQWEALALLLIGISVNQLKSLPEGPTAFGLPISTGAYLYTLIFVTVPSLASVYNEYALKSQFDTSIYLQNLFLYGYGAIFNLLAILGMALYNGPGSLDLLQGHSRATVLLICNNAAQGILSSFFFKYADTILKKYSSTVATIFTGIGSALMFGHKLTMNFILGISIVFISMHQFFSPLSKAKEEPQNGSLEMIDSQNNQRTKEARFLNMAAGANEDASHRVEYEEKAPLLPL, from the exons ATGAACGGAATGGTAGAATGCAGTGTTTGCCGTACAAAACTGGTGTCTCCAAGTTCAAAAACTATAGCCAGGGCATATGACCGGCATAGAACTGATGTATCTTCAAAGACTCGAATCCTTAACATCCTTTTGGTTGTTGGAGACTGCATGTTGGTTGGTCTACAG CCTATATTGGTGTATATGTCTAAAGTGGATGGGAAATTCAATTTCAGTCCAATCAGTGTTAACTTTTTAACAGAGTTAACTAAAGTTGTTTTTGCTATTGTGATGCTTATTCTTCag TCTCGACATAAGAAAGTCGGGGAGAAATCTCTTCTCTCTTTGTCAACACTTGTACAG GCAGCTCGAAACAATGTGCTCCTTGCAGTTCCTGCTTTCCTTTAtgctattaataattatttaaagttCACTATGCAG CTTTACTTTAACCCAGCAACTGTGAAGATGCTTAGCAACCTCAAG GTTTTGGTCATCGCTGTTTTATTGAAAATGATAATGAAGCGGCGGTTTTCTATTATTCAG TGGGAGGCACTTGCCCTTTTGCTCATTGGAATTAGTGTGAACCAGCTGAAATCTTTACCTGAGGGCCCTACCGCTTTTGGTCTTCCAATATCAACGGGCGCTTACTTATATACATTGATTTTT GTCACTGTTCCATCACTGGCATCTGTTTATAACGAGTATGCTTTGAAGAGCCAATTTGACACAAGTATTTACCTTCAG AACTTGTTCTTGTATGGTTATGGTGCCATATTCAACTTGCTAGCAATTCTTGGAATGGCTTTATACAATG GTCCTGGTAGCTTGGACCTGCTGCAAGGGCATTCAAGGGCAACTGTTCTTTTAATTTGCAATAATGCAGCCCAAGGAATATTGTCATCATTCTTTTTCAAATATGCAG ATACTATTTTGAAGAAATATTCATCAACTGTTGCCACAATCTTCACGGGTATAGGGTCTGCTTTGATGTTTGGTCATAAGCTTACTATGAACTTCATCCTAGGAATATCTATTGTTTTCATATCCATGCATCAG TTCTTTTCACCTCTTTCCAAGGCTAAAGAAGAGCCACAAAATGGCAGCTTGGAAATGATAGACAGTCAGAACAACCAGAG GACAAAGGAAGCACGGTTTCTAAATATGGCAGCTGGGGCAAATGAAGAT GCTAGTCATCGGGTTGAGTATGAGGAGAAAGCACCGCTTCTTCCACTATAG